One genomic segment of Primulina tabacum isolate GXHZ01 chromosome 9, ASM2559414v2, whole genome shotgun sequence includes these proteins:
- the LOC142555662 gene encoding 5-amino-6-(5-phospho-D-ribitylamino)uracil phosphatase, chloroplastic-like, giving the protein MVESIAATSILGLRPVYGNHYCKNVSNKRKPADLCRLTFTKFLGKEVSLSAAFPRFRFDRPRMLWLKAQAMELTKEAYSYREREQIHREFMYGMGGTGLDQMRGFWPPENKADNPALGNPLLRQERLGCGWLGAIFEWEGVLIEDNPDLEKQAWLALSQEEGKSPPPAFMLRRIEGMKNEQAISEVLCWSRDPVQVKRMASRKEDIYQSLQGGIYQFRSGSQEFVNVLIQYKVPIALVSTRPRKYLETAIRAIGIEGVFTVIVAAEDVYRGKPDPEMFVYAAQLLQFIPERVIVFGNSNKTVEAAHDARMKCVAVASKHPVYELGAADLVVRRLNELSVIDIKNLAAVESDEFKSGEPEMEMEVEEEDHLPPVGVDDSFW; this is encoded by the coding sequence ATGGTGGAGTCAATCGCGGCAACATCCATATTGGGGTTGCGACCTGTGTACGGAAACCATTATTGCAAGAATGTCTCAAACAAGCGGAAGCCGGCTGATCTTTGTCGGCTTACGTTTACAAAATTTCTCGGTAAGGAAGTTTCTTTATCTGCTGCTTTTCCAAGATTTCGATTTGATCGGCCAAGGATGTTGTGGCTGAAGGCTCAAGCGATGGAATTGACGAAGGAGGCATACTCCTATCGTGAGAGAGAGCAAATACATCGTGAATTTATGTACGGGATGGGAGGGACTGGCTTGGATCAGATGCGGGGGTTCTGGCCACCGGAAAATAAGGCGGATAATCCCGCACTAGGTAATCCATTGCTTAGGCAAGAAAGACTTGGTTGTGGATGGTTAGGTGCTATATTTGAGTGGGAAGGCGTGTTAATCGAGGACAATCCAGATCTCGAGAAACAAGCTTGGCTGGCTCTTTCTCAGGAAGAAGGAAAATCGCCACCACCAGCTTTCATGCTTCGTAGAATAGAAGGAATGAAGAATGAGCAAGCAATATCCGAAGTTCTCTGCTGGTCAAGAGATCCAGTCCAAGTAAAAAGAATGGCATCAAGAAAAGAGGATATTTACCAGTCTTTGCAGGGCGGGATTTATCAATTTCGCTCTGGATCTCAAGAATTCGTGAATGTTCTGATACAGTACAAGGTTCCTATTGCTTTGGTATCCACCAGACCAAGAAAGTATCTCGAAACAGCCATTAGAGCCATTGGGATCGAAGGGGTGTTTACTGTCATCGTGGCTGCAGAGGATGTCTACCGAGGAAAGCCCGATCCGGAGATGTTTGTGTATGCTGCACAGCTCCTGCAATTCATACCCGAGAGAGTGATAGTGTTTGGGAACTCGAATAAAACCGTTGAGGCAGCTCATGATGCTCGGATGAAATGTGTGGCCGTTGCTAGCAAACACCCTGTATATGAGCTTGGAGCCGCTGATTTGGTAGTGAGACGACTTAATGAGCTCTCAGTGATCGATATAAAGAACCTAGCAGCTGTTGAATCGGATGAGTTTAAATCCGGTGAACCAGAGATGGAGATGGAGGTTGAGGAAGAAGATCACCTCCCTCCTGTTGGTGTTGATGATAGTTTCTGGTGA